A single genomic interval of Pseudochaenichthys georgianus chromosome 3, fPseGeo1.2, whole genome shotgun sequence harbors:
- the lrp3 gene encoding LOW QUALITY PROTEIN: low-density lipoprotein receptor-related protein 3 (The sequence of the model RefSeq protein was modified relative to this genomic sequence to represent the inferred CDS: inserted 2 bases in 1 codon), which translates to MGPPGLLLGLLWLRSALLCAAGCSERVEVHSERRGVIYSPSWPLNYPARVNCSWHIQGGQGEVITISFRNFDVAEAGRCLGDWLLLTPTKTGDSRLCGSMLPPPFISTRGRVWLYFHSQANSSGQSQGFRLSYIRGHLGQSSCQSDEFLCGNGKCLPRSWKCNGQDECGDASDERSCSPPPTEARPGLCPPGSIPCTEAQSTRCLPPALRCNGARDCPDGTDERGCPDTTCGKRLRNFYGSFASPDFFRANRSSVAELRCSWWLDTQDPKPIVLQLDLQLGPGDSLHVYDGLLQRAEHLLQVLSHHNNRRPALLESSRGQMSVLYMAQPHSPGHGFNATYQVKGYCFPGERPCGSDQGCYSERQHCDGYWHCPSGRDEEACPTCPDGEFPCEGGTGVCYPASERCNNQKRCPDGSDEKNCYNCQPGNFHCGTNLCIFETWRCDGQEDCLDGSDERDCLAAVPRKVITAALIGSLVCSLLLVIALGCALKLHSLRSREYRAFETQMTRMEADFVQREAPPSYGQLIAQGLIPPVEDFPVYNPTQASVLQNLRLAMRRQIRRHSTRRSTSSSSRRCLGHLWTRLFRSGGRTRGNAPLLDSPGPTQITLGLHSYQTVGVQLPRSWAVGQARWEQVDAVGSRRSATRTLQSCTSESPASPLSLQSADSPEDVLSPVSRESSRGPQSEPPTPHSLTHSGRPTDPQEASVPPCNIRTSRKLVLELAVNLNGVSLRRYSPLGPLSPISPPVFSSRSQTATTXPNPQVPEVTSPSEPSSTSVKAEDSHLTVEVPSRGIRSRDKRRSREGKGRAFSDEGGDSGRETTPC; encoded by the exons ATGGGACCGCCGGGGCTGCTGCTCGGACTACTGTGGCTCCGCTCCGCTCTGCTCTGTGCAG CAGGCTGCAGTGAGCGAGTGGAGGTCCACTCAGAGCGGAGGGGTGTGATCTACAGCCCGTCCTGGCCTTTAAACTACCCTGCTAGAGTCAACTGCAGCTGGCATATCCAGGGAGGTCAGGGCGAGGTCATCACCATCAG TTTCCGGAACTTTGACGTGGCCGAGGCGGGAAGATGTTTGGGAGACTGGCTCCTGCTGACTCCTACGAAGACCGGGGACTCCAGGCTGTGTGGCTCCATGCTGCCTCCACCCTTCATCTCCACCAGGGGGCGCGTCTGGCTCTATTTCCACTCTCAGGCCAACAGCTCAGGGCAGTCCCAGGGGTTTCGCCTCTCCTACATCAGAG GTCACCTGGGTCAGAGCAGCTGTCAGTCAGATGAGTTCCTGTGTGGGAACGGGAAGTGTCTCCCTCGCTCCTGGAAGTGCAACGGTCAGGATGAATGTGGCGATGCGTCAGATGAACGCAGCTGTTCCCCCCCTCCCACGGAGGCGCGGCCTGGCCTCTGCCCCCCCGGCTCCATCCCGTGCACCGAGGCCCAGTCCACCCGCTGTCTGCCCCCCGCCCTGCGCTGCAACGGGGCCCGGGACTGTCCCGATGGCACAGACGAGCGCGGCTGCCCCGACACCACCTGCGGAAAACGTCTGAGGAACTTCTACGGCTCCTTTGCCTCCCCAGACTTTTTCCGGGCCAACAGGAGCTCTGTGGCTGAGCTGAGGTGTTCGTGGTGGCTGGACACCCAGGACCCCAAGCCCATCGTGCTGCAGCTGGACCTGCAGCTGGGCCCCGGGGACTCGCTGCATGTGTACGACGGCCTGCTGCAGCGCGCAGAGCACCTCCTGCAGGTGCTGTCTCATCACAACAACCGGCGCCCGGCACTGCTCGAGTCCAGCCGGGGGCAGATGAGTGTTCTGTACATGGCCCAGCCTCACAGCCCAGGACATGGATTCAACGCCACATACCAG GTCAAAGGTTACTGTTTTCCCGGCGAGCGTCCCTGTGGCAGCGATCAGGGCTGCTACTCTGAGCGCCAACACTGCGACGGCTACTGGCACTGCCCATCAGGCCGCGACGAGGAGGCCTGCCCGACCTGCCCCGACGGAGAGTTCCCCTGCGAGGGAGGCACTGGGGTCTGCTACCCAGCCTCTGAGCGCTGCAACAACCAGAAGAGGTGTCCAGATGGGTCTGACGAGAAGAACTGCTACAACTGCCAACCTGGAAACTTCCACTGTGGGACCAACCTGTGCATCTTCGAGACGTGGCGTTGTGACGGCCAGGAGGACTGCTTGGACGGCAGCGATGAGAGGGACTGTCTGGCAGCCGTGCCCAGGAAGGTGATCACAGCTGCCCTGATCGGGAGCCTGGTCTGCAGCCTCCTGCTGGTCATCGCCCTCGGCTGTGCCCTCAAACTCCACTCCCTCAGGAGCAGAGAGTACAG AGCTTTTGAGACTCAGATGACTCGCATGGAGGCCGATTTTGTTCAGAGAGAGGCCCCCCCTTCGTATGGCCAGTTAATCGCCCAGGGTCTCATCCCTCCGGTGGAGGATTTCCCCGTGTACAACCCCACCCAG GCGTCCGTGTTACAGAACCTGCGTCTGGCGATGCGCAGGCAGATCAGACGTCACTCCACGCGGCGctccacctcctcttcctctcgccGATGTCTCGGGCATCTATGGACTCGCCTGTTCCGCAGCGGGGGGCGAACCAGAGGGAATGCCCCTCTGCTCGACTCCCCTGGACCCACACAGATCACACTGGGGCTCCACAGCTACCAAACTGTGGGCGTGCAGTTGCCCAGGAGCTGGGCTGTGGGACAGGCTCGATGGGAACAGGTCGATGCAGTGGGGTCCCGGCGGTCTGCAACCAGGACCCTGCAGTCCTGCACGTCGGAGAGCCCCGCATCACCTCTGTCCTTGCAGTCTGCAGACAGCCCAGAGGACGTGCTGTCACCAGTcagcagggagagcagcaggggTCCACAGTCGGAGCCCCCCACACCCCACTCTCTAACTCATAGCGGGCGCCCCACAGATCCCCAGGAAGCCTCTGTGCCTCCATGCAACATCCGCACATCGAGGAAACTTGTTCTGGAGCTCGCTGTTAACCTGAATGGTGTTTCCTTGAGACGATACTCCCCCTTGGGGCCCTTGTCCCCTATCTCACCCCCTGTGTTTTCTAGCAGATCCCAGACCGCCACAAC CCCTAACCCCCAGGTACCAGAGGTGACGTCACCCTCCGAACCCTCGTCTACTTCTGTGAAAGCAGAGGACAGCCACCTTACTGTGGAAGTGCCAAGCAGGGGGATAAGGAGCAGGGATAAGAGGAGGAGTAGAGAGGGCAAGGGTAGGGCCTTTAGTGATGAGGGAGGAGattcagggagggaaacaacGCCATGCTGA
- the slc7a10a gene encoding asc-type amino acid transporter 1 yields MEDKEKRKKDTNSFKSDRVTLKKEIGLLSACAIIIGNIIGSGIFISPKGVLEHAGSVGLSLIVWVCGGGICALGSLCYAELGVTIPKSGGDYSYVTEIFGGLVGFLLLWSAVLIMYPTTLAVIALTFSNYVLQPAFPECLPPYIATRLLATICVLFLTWVNCSSVRWATRIQDVFTVAKLLALVLIIVVGLVQIFRGHYDALRPSVAFEFSQDPSVGQIALAFLQASFAYSGWNFLNYVTEEIVEPRKNLPRAIYISIPLVTLVYTLTNIAYFSSMTPEELLASNAVAVTFGQKLLGMFSWVMPISVALSTFGGINGYLFTSSRLCFSGAREGHLPYLLAMIHLKNCTPIPALLVCCFATIVVLCIGETHNLINYVSFINYLSYGVTIAGLLYLRKKKPNMVRPIKISMLIPIAYLVFWAVLLGFSLYSEPVVCGLGMVIMLTGVPVYFVGVHWKDKPKWVYRVVEKVTYVGQKVCYVVFPQEDLSETEPLTSSKATD; encoded by the exons GTAACATCATCGGCTCTGGGATATTCATCTCTCCTAAAGGCGTGTTGGAGCATGCAGGCTCGGTGGGTCTGTCACTCATCGTCTGGGTTTGTGGAGGGGGGATCTGTGCCCTTGGGTCCCTTTGCTATGCTGAACTGGGTGTCACCATCCCAAAATCTGGAGGAGACTATTCATACGTGACAGAAATCTTTGGAGGGCTAGTGGG CTTCCTGTTGTTATGGAGTGCCGTCCTTATAATGTATCCGACCACGCTGGCGGTCATCGCGCTCACCTTCTCAAATTACGTCTTGCAGCCGGCCTTCCCGGAGTGCCTTCCTCCGTACATCGCCACCAGACTCCTCGCCACCATCTGTGTCC TATTCCTGACCTGGGTGAACTGCTCCAGTGTGCGCTGGGCGACAAGGATCCAGGATGTTTTCACTGTAGCAAAGCTCCTCGCTCTGGTTCTCATCATAGTGGTGGGACTCGTCCAGATCTTCAGAG GTCACTACGATGCCCTGCGGCCGAGTGTGGCCTTTGAGTTCAGTCAGGACCCGTCAGTAGGACAGATAGCGCTGGCCTTCCTTCAGGCCTCCTTCGCTTACAGCGGGTGGAACTTCCTCAACTACGTCACAGAGGAGATCGTGGAGCCACGCAA gaATCTGCCCCGTGCCATCTACATTTCCATCCCACTGGTGACCCTGGTTTACACTTTGACCAACATCGCCTACTTCTCCTCCATGACCCCCGAGGAGCTGCTGGCCTCCAACGCTGTGGCAGTG ACATTCGGGCAAAAGCTGCTGGGGATGTTTTCCTGGGTCATGCCGATCTCTGTAGCATTGTCCACTTTCGGAGGAATCAACGGATATCTGTTCACCTCCTCCAG ATTGTGTTTCTCCGGAGCCAGAGAGGGTCACCTGCCCTATCTGCTGGCTATGATCCACTTGAAGAACTGCACTCCAATCCCCGCCCTACTGGTCTGC TGCTTTGCCACTATAGTCGTCCTGTGCATCGGCGAGACACACAACCTGATCAACTATGTGTCCTTCATCAACTATCTGTCCTATGGAGTAACCATTGCTGGCCTCCTCTACCTCCGCAAGAAGAAACCCAACATGGTCAGACCCATCAAG ATTAGCATGTTGATCCCCATCGCCTACCTGGTATTCTGGGCTGTGCTGCTGGGCTTCAGCCTGTACTCTGAACCAGTGGTGTGTGGCCTGGGAATGGTCATCATGCTGACTGGAGTCCCTGTATACTTTGTGGGTGTTCATTGGAAGGACAAACCCAAATGGGTCTATAGGGTAGTCG AAAAAGTCACATACGTGGGCCAGAAGGTGTGTTATGTGGTGTTTCCTCAGGAAGACCTTTCAGAGACTGAACCCCTCACTTCCTCCAAAGCCACTGACTGA